From the genome of Globicephala melas chromosome 11, mGloMel1.2, whole genome shotgun sequence, one region includes:
- the C11H6orf15 gene encoding uncharacterized protein C6orf15 homolog, with protein sequence MQSEMQGHVAGSRAPLGLLLVCLHLPGLFARSIGVPEEKFPQDLGINLPLLERPSLTSPSNLEHPQPKPDPEPNDSARAPLEPNASPSPGSQPAGGAGVQMWPPSGELPYMDSWSSEDPWPMMPAVFEDYVGEELPEEPSYFSSEAALPPGSGPFLAEPFAYPADPSPEASLLPQDSESRGPLHSTVLDVPRKILARPRPGSLLNGIPWSLLPGFPWGALSPSVPWGGGGPGTGWRPFYPVGNWGNINPYPSTSWGYPGARWKTINWYPGTSRKNIYLHPGNNQFPPGVLRAPGSYRSIPDSFPNPQNPES encoded by the exons ATGCAGAGCGAGATGCAGGGCCATGTCGCAGGGAGCCGGGCTCCTCTGGGCCTGCTTCTGGTCTGTCTTCATCTCCCAG gCCTCTTTGCCCGGAGCATCGGTGTGCCGGAGGAGAAATTTCCCCAAGACTTGGGGATCAACCTGCCTCTGCTTGAACGACCTTCCTTGACCAGCCCCTCCAACTTGGAACATCCTCAGCCCAAACCAGACCCTGAGCCTAATGATTCGGCAAGGGCTCCTCTGGAGCCCAATGCTTCTCCATCACCTGGCTCTCAACCTGCAGGAGGTGCTGGGGTACAGATGTGGCCCCCATCTGGGGAGCTGCCCTACATGGATTCCTGGTCCTCGGAGGACCCTTGGCCGATGATGCCTGCTGTGTTCGAGGACTACGTGGGAGAAGAGCTGCCTGAAGAACCGTCCTACTTTTCTAGTGAGGCTGCCCTCCCTCCGGGCAGTGGGCCTTTTCTTGCAGAGCCCTTTGCATACCCCGCGGACCCCTCACCCGAGGCTTCACTCCTCCCCCAGGACTCTGAGTCTAGAGGGCCACTCCACTCTACTGTGCTGGACGTCCCGAGAAAAATCCTTGCCCGACCCCGTCCCGGGTCTCTCCTCAATGGGATTCCATGGTCACTTCTGCCTGGTTTCCCCTGGGGGGCCCTGAGTCCCAGTGTACCCTGGGGAGGTGGAGGTCCTGGCACTGGATGGAGACCCTTTTACCCTGTGGGAAACTGGGGTAACATTAATCCATACCCAAGTACTAGCTGGGGGTATCCAGGTGCCAGATGGAAGACTATTAATTGGTATCCAGGTACTAGCAGGAAGAATATTTATCTACACCCAGGCAATAATCAATTTCCTCCCGGAGTTCTCCGTGCTCCTGGCTCTTATAGGAGCATCCCAGACAGCTTTCCCAATCCTCAAAACCCTGAGTCATAA